Below is a window of Tolypothrix bouteillei VB521301 DNA.
GCATCTAATACCTCAGATGTGGTATAATAACCTGCTGCTTTTTTCGCTTCTATTTCTACTCGCGCATCTTGAGGAATCAATTCTTCTGGAATGGGAACTCGTTCCACCACCTCTATGCCTGCTTGAGTGATAGCGTTGTATTTCATATTACTCATTGAAACCAAGCGGTCAATACGAGCCACGCCCAACCAGTGCAACACATCCGGCATCAGTTCTTGAAACCGCATATCTTGAACACCCGCCACGCATTCAGTCCGACTGAAGTAAGCATCAGCGCGATCGCCCCCTTCTTGACGCTTGCGAGCATTGTATACTAAAAATTTCGTCACTTCTCCCAAAGCCCGTCCTTCCTTGCGGCAGTAAACAATGATACCAGCACCCCCTTCTTGTGCTGTTTGGATGCAGACTTCTATTCCGTGGACTAAATAAGGACGGCAGGTACAGATATCTGACCCAAAGACGTCAGAACCATTGCATTCGTCATGTACTCTAACTGCTAGGGGTTTATTGGGGTCGTCGATCGCTGCTACATCCCCTACAATGTATACAGTAACACCTCCAATGGGTGGTAAAAAGACCTCAAGATCGGAACGCGTCACCAATTCTGGAAACATACCCCCCGTTTGTTCAAATAAGGCGCGGCGCAATTCTCCCTCTGAAATTTGGAAGCGCTTGGCCATTCCCGGTAAATACCAAACTGGCTCAATTGCTGCTTTAGTGACAACTAAATCGCCATTGGATTTCATAATTTTGCCATCAACTTGCAAGCGTCCATTCGCTACTGCTTCTTGCAGTTCGGGTATGTTGATATGAGCTTTAGTGATAGCAATTGTCGGGCGTATATCATATCCCTGTTCGTAATACGATCTAAAGACATCACCAACATTTGCCCCAAATGGGTCAAGAGATACAATTTTATCTGGATCGAACCAGCTTGGATGCGGTCCAATGCCCTCCACTGGAGACGTGTTAGTGAGATCGGCCCTGTGATCTGATTGAAGTGCTCCGCTTGCTACCGCCAATGCTCTATACACCGCATAACTACCAGAATGGGTACCAATGACGTTACGGTGTGCTTGCTGAGTTAAGGTAGCTACCACCGGACCCCGTTGCATGGGATCGACTTCTCCCCACTTGATAGGAATTGGTTTGGGACCAAAGCGACTGGGATGCGAAGTGAGAACAATATGCCTGTAGATGCTCTTTTGCTTTGGCATAGTCTTTAGTTTTCGTGTTTTTGCGATCGATTTTTAGTATTAACGATTTATCAATAACTACTAACACATTTCTATTTGGGAAAATGTGAGATACTATTGACCAATCGCTAATAAATCTAAAGATTGAGTCCGCCATTATATCGTATTAGAGACTACAGAAGAGTATGAAGGATAAAGGACAAAGGGGGAAAAACTGCTATTCTCTGTAGAAATTCGTAGAATTCTACGAGTTTCTTCAGCAAAATATTATTTTACACTTAATCCTTCTGGTGACTTCAAGGGTGACTAATTGGATAATAATGTGCGAAATTTGATCCAAAGCTACTATCACTGACCGCGAATTCATGGATTCTTTATTTATCAATTACTTACTTGAAGACTTGAAAAATTCCGATGAAACAGTCCGCGATGAGGCGACCAAAAGACTCTGGCGGATTTGGTTTCAGCAAAAAGGAATTCACGGGCTAGAAATTATCGAACGCAGCCAGCAGTTAGTGGATGCGGGAGAAATGAATCAAGCCGAAGCCATTCTCACAGAACTTATTAACGACCAACCAGATTTTGCAGAAGCGTGGAATCGCCGTGGTTTTCTTTACTACATCAACGCTCAGTATCAAAAGTCTTTAGCAGACTGTCAGATGGTTGTTCAACTTAACCCCGTGCATTTTGGCGCACTTCATGGTATGGGCTTGTGTTACGCGGCACTCGGACAGTATTCTGAAGCGATTAGAGCATTTCGTCTTGCTTTGGAAATCCAGCCCTATTCCCAAGTTAATCAAAAATTGATTTTAGAATGTACGCTTCGATTGAGCTAGTGAGTTAGGGTATAGGACAGTATAGGGCATAGGGCATAGAATTTATGCCCTACGCTCAACTATTGGACTTTGGACAAAAAAGGAGCTTTCCTCCCAAGTATTACATGAATGGGTTTTTGGCTCTTCCCATGTAATACTACTGATATCTTGCACCTACACCCTATAAGGGTGAAGCTATACAAGCAAAGCCTGCCTACGGAGGCTAGAAAATCCCATTTTTTCATGTTATTGATAAAAATATATGATTATTAATGACATAAATATTCAGTATTAATACTTTGCTGCAAGATGTAAGACTAGTGACTTATAACCTTTACCAAAGCTACCAAGATAACGGTAATACCGATTCTAGATGAGGTTGCGCTTAAAATTCCCTCACATTAGAAATGTGGGGCTATACAAACAAAGCCCACCTACGTGGGCTAAATAGATGCATCTTTATACAGAAATGGTATAAGTTTGAACGTCAGAATGCTTGGAACCTTCTAGCTGACGTACCATTTGCTGGAGCATTATTTGGTATCAAGAAGTTCTTCGCTGCCAATAAAGCCATCAATGCTAGTGCTGAAGGTACAGATAATGTCCTGAAAAGCACTGGAAAAACGGTGACCAATACGAGTAACTGTTTCGTTGCAGGCACAGAAATCATCAGAGTAGTAGATACAGGTAAAATTGTAGGGATAACTGCTTTAAAATTCGGTGGCAACCCAACGGGCTATGAATGCAAAATTTACAGAGATAGTCAGTCAGTGTAGAAGGCCTACTGTTGAGTTACTGATGGAAGCACTTTCAAATAGACAAATTGCTATCGACTTAGGAGATTTAGAATGGGGAACATTAAAAATACAAGCAGGTAGTGAAATTGATGTTCCTGATGGCATGAGAACATGGTGGACTCTGGTTAATAATGAACCTGAAGAGAAATCTGTTATGTATATGGAGTTTTACTTTGAGCTAAGTGAAAATTCACAATACATCTCTCTTTGGTTGAAGTCTGAATACGACATCTTCAGACCGCTTCGTTTCGGTGCGACACCAAACAATTTACATGCCGTTCTCACTTTTGAGCGACTTATGAGTTATCTTTCTAAATTAGCCGAGCAAATGAGTGGAGTGTTAGAGATATATCCAGACTTAGCCAACTTCTTCTCAGTTACTAAGTGAAGTCGGTTTGATAATTAGTTTCAATGATAAAACGGTTTACAAACACTAACTATTTTGTACATACTTTCTCAGGTGCAGAGATTATACTCTATAATAATCCTGAAGAAATGGATGATTTGCTAGTTGAATTAATATTTACTTTGGTGGTATGGTCGAAAGCAGTTTTCAATTACCCGTT
It encodes the following:
- a CDS encoding GTP cyclohydrolase II — encoded protein: MPKQKSIYRHIVLTSHPSRFGPKPIPIKWGEVDPMQRGPVVATLTQQAHRNVIGTHSGSYAVYRALAVASGALQSDHRADLTNTSPVEGIGPHPSWFDPDKIVSLDPFGANVGDVFRSYYEQGYDIRPTIAITKAHINIPELQEAVANGRLQVDGKIMKSNGDLVVTKAAIEPVWYLPGMAKRFQISEGELRRALFEQTGGMFPELVTRSDLEVFLPPIGGVTVYIVGDVAAIDDPNKPLAVRVHDECNGSDVFGSDICTCRPYLVHGIEVCIQTAQEGGAGIIVYCRKEGRALGEVTKFLVYNARKRQEGGDRADAYFSRTECVAGVQDMRFQELMPDVLHWLGVARIDRLVSMSNMKYNAITQAGIEVVERVPIPEELIPQDARVEIEAKKAAGYYTTSEVLDADALASVQGRSLEG
- a CDS encoding tetratricopeptide repeat protein, whose product is MDSLFINYLLEDLKNSDETVRDEATKRLWRIWFQQKGIHGLEIIERSQQLVDAGEMNQAEAILTELINDQPDFAEAWNRRGFLYYINAQYQKSLADCQMVVQLNPVHFGALHGMGLCYAALGQYSEAIRAFRLALEIQPYSQVNQKLILECTLRLS